From Anopheles arabiensis isolate DONGOLA chromosome 3, AaraD3, whole genome shotgun sequence, a single genomic window includes:
- the LOC120899821 gene encoding MAGUK p55 subfamily member 7 isoform X3 yields MTAVVMASDGSYDPVISKLITSLKEAESLSDEKDLGFLQNLLQSKELNALVNVHSKVAKINKDDRIAPLLSASVQILMEVLELLAPRCHISPLCKEVFHLLQTPHLQSILFAHDAIAQKDFYPHLPDIPVEVDEDEETIKIVQLVKSNEPLCAGAQSAEPIVGATIKTDEETGKIIIARIMHGGAADRSGLIHVGDEVIEVNNINVEGKTPSDVLSILQNSEGTITFKLVPSDGKLDQRESKVRVKAYFDYEPENDPYIPCKEAGLGFQRGDILHIVSQDDSYWWQARKEGEKTTRAGLIPSRALQERRILHERTQKEPNGDAKKGSCASICSTPPGSPNPNHPCGGPKTKKIMYDTAENDDFDREMIATYEEVAKLYPRPGVFRPIVLIGAPGVGRNELKRRLVARDPEKYKSPVPYTTRPMRPGEVAGREYLFVTREKMEADIAASKFIEHGEYKGHLYGTAADSVKSIVNASCVCVLGPHYQALKSLRTAQLKPYIVHIRPPAFEELKKSRTKARARSTFDENNSRGFTDEEFMEMIKSDERINFHYGHFCDEEIVNDDLSEAFEKLVNFANKCETEPLWAPASWVQ; encoded by the exons ATGACCGCAGTTGTCATGGCGTCGGACGGAAGCTATGATCCAG TGATTTCTAAGTTGATTACATCGCTCAAAGAAGCAGAAAGCTTGTCAGATGAGAAGGATCTTGGATTCTTGCAAAATTTGCTGCAGTCGAAGGAACTCAATGCACTTGTTAACGTACATAGCAAGGTGGCCAAAATTAACAAGGACGACAGAATAGCACCGTTGCTCTCTGCGTCCGTGCAG ATTCTGATGGAAGTACTGGAGCTGCTGGCTCCGAGATGCCACATTTCTCCACTGTGCAAAGAGGTTTTCCATCTACTTCAAACACCGCATTTGCAG AGTATTCTTTTCGCTCATGATGCGATCGCGCAAAAAGATTTCTATCCACATCTTCCGGACATCCCAGTGGAAGTTGACGAAGACGAAGAAACTATCAAAATCGTACAACTTGTGAAAAGTAATGAGCCTCTG TGTGCTGGAGCACAAAGTGCGGAACCAATCGTT GGCGCTACTATTAAAACAGACGAGGAAACGGGCAAAATCATTATCGCGAGGATCATGCACGGTGGAGCGGCAGATCGTTCGGGCCTTATTCACGTTGGCGATGAGGTGATCGAAGTGAATAACATTAACGTCGAGGGTAAAACACCAAGCGATGTTCTATCAATTCTG CAAAACTCGGAAGGTACGATCACATTCAAGCTTGTGCCATCGGATGGTAAGCTGGACCAACGTGAAAGTAAAGTGCGGGTGAAGGCGTACTTTGACTACGAACCTGAAAACGATCCCTACATCCCTTGCAAAGAAGCTGGCCTAGGATTCCAGCGCGGCGACATCCTGCATATTGTATCTCAG GATGATTCCTACTGGTGGCAGGCGCGTAAGGAAGGTGAAAAGACAACGCGCGCCGGATTGATACCAAGTCGAGCACTGCAGGAGCGTCGCATCCTGCATGAACGAACTCAAAAGGAACCGAACGGCGATGCAAAAA AAGGTTCATGTGCCTCCATCTGCTCTACTCCACCCGGTTCACCAAATCCAAACCATCCCTGTGGTGGACCAAAGACTAAAAAGATTATGTATGATACAGCTGAGAACGATGATTTTGATCGGGAAATGATCGCCACTTACGAGGAGGTAGCAAAGCTGTACCCACGTCCCGGTGTCTTTCGACCCATCGTCTTAATCGGTGCACCCGGCGTGGGTCGAAACGAGCTGAAGCGTCGACTGGTGGCTCGAGATCcagaaaaatacaaaagtcCAGTTCCAT ACACCACTCGGCCTATGCGCCCCGGAGAGGTTGCCGGAAGGGAGTATCTGTTCGTGACGAGGGAAAAAATGGAAGCGGATATTGCGGCCAGCAAGTTTATTGAGCATGGCGAGTACAAAGGACACTTGTACGGTACGGCGGCCGATAGTGTGAAAAGCATCGTAAATGCTAGCTGCGTCTGTGTCCTTGGACCGCACTATCAAGCGCTGAAATCGTTACGGACGGCTCAACTAAAGCCGTACATTGTACATATTAGACCACCGGCGTTTGAGGAGTTGAAAAAATCTCGTACGAAAGCTCGGGCACGCTCCACGTTCGATGAAAACAATTCACGAGGTTTTACG GACGAAGAATTTATGGAAATGATCAAATCGGATGAGCGCATCAATTTTCATTACGGCCACTTCTGTGACGAGGAGATCGTGAACGATGATCTTTCTGAGGCGTTCGAAAAGTTGGTAAATTTTGCCAACAAATGCGAAACCGAGCCCCTCTGGGCACCCGCCAGTTGGGTGCAGTAG
- the LOC120899821 gene encoding MAGUK p55 subfamily member 7 isoform X7 — protein sequence MTAVVMASDGSYDPVISKLITSLKEAESLSDEKDLGFLQNLLQSKELNALVNVHSKVAKINKDDRIAPLLSASVQILMEVLELLAPRCHISPLCKEVFHLLQTPHLQSILFAHDAIAQKDFYPHLPDIPVEVDEDEETIKIVQLVKSNEPLGATIKTDEETGKIIIARIMHGGAADRSGLIHVGDEVIEVNNINVEGKTPSDVLSILQNSEGTITFKLVPSDGKLDQRESKVRVKAYFDYEPENDPYIPCKEAGLGFQRGDILHIVSQDDSYWWQARKEGEKTTRAGLIPSRALQERRILHERTQKEPNGDAKTENDDFDREMIATYEEVAKLYPRPGVFRPIVLIGAPGVGRNELKRRLVARDPEKYKSPVPYTTRPMRPGEVAGREYLFVTREKMEADIAASKFIEHGEYKGHLYGTAADSVKSIVNASCVCVLGPHYQALKSLRTAQLKPYIVHIRPPAFEELKKSRTKARARSTFDENNSRGFTDEEFMEMIKSDERINFHYGHFCDEEIVNDDLSEAFEKLVNFANKCETEPLWAPASWVQ from the exons ATGACCGCAGTTGTCATGGCGTCGGACGGAAGCTATGATCCAG TGATTTCTAAGTTGATTACATCGCTCAAAGAAGCAGAAAGCTTGTCAGATGAGAAGGATCTTGGATTCTTGCAAAATTTGCTGCAGTCGAAGGAACTCAATGCACTTGTTAACGTACATAGCAAGGTGGCCAAAATTAACAAGGACGACAGAATAGCACCGTTGCTCTCTGCGTCCGTGCAG ATTCTGATGGAAGTACTGGAGCTGCTGGCTCCGAGATGCCACATTTCTCCACTGTGCAAAGAGGTTTTCCATCTACTTCAAACACCGCATTTGCAG AGTATTCTTTTCGCTCATGATGCGATCGCGCAAAAAGATTTCTATCCACATCTTCCGGACATCCCAGTGGAAGTTGACGAAGACGAAGAAACTATCAAAATCGTACAACTTGTGAAAAGTAATGAGCCTCTG GGCGCTACTATTAAAACAGACGAGGAAACGGGCAAAATCATTATCGCGAGGATCATGCACGGTGGAGCGGCAGATCGTTCGGGCCTTATTCACGTTGGCGATGAGGTGATCGAAGTGAATAACATTAACGTCGAGGGTAAAACACCAAGCGATGTTCTATCAATTCTG CAAAACTCGGAAGGTACGATCACATTCAAGCTTGTGCCATCGGATGGTAAGCTGGACCAACGTGAAAGTAAAGTGCGGGTGAAGGCGTACTTTGACTACGAACCTGAAAACGATCCCTACATCCCTTGCAAAGAAGCTGGCCTAGGATTCCAGCGCGGCGACATCCTGCATATTGTATCTCAG GATGATTCCTACTGGTGGCAGGCGCGTAAGGAAGGTGAAAAGACAACGCGCGCCGGATTGATACCAAGTCGAGCACTGCAGGAGCGTCGCATCCTGCATGAACGAACTCAAAAGGAACCGAACGGCGATGCAAAAA CTGAGAACGATGATTTTGATCGGGAAATGATCGCCACTTACGAGGAGGTAGCAAAGCTGTACCCACGTCCCGGTGTCTTTCGACCCATCGTCTTAATCGGTGCACCCGGCGTGGGTCGAAACGAGCTGAAGCGTCGACTGGTGGCTCGAGATCcagaaaaatacaaaagtcCAGTTCCAT ACACCACTCGGCCTATGCGCCCCGGAGAGGTTGCCGGAAGGGAGTATCTGTTCGTGACGAGGGAAAAAATGGAAGCGGATATTGCGGCCAGCAAGTTTATTGAGCATGGCGAGTACAAAGGACACTTGTACGGTACGGCGGCCGATAGTGTGAAAAGCATCGTAAATGCTAGCTGCGTCTGTGTCCTTGGACCGCACTATCAAGCGCTGAAATCGTTACGGACGGCTCAACTAAAGCCGTACATTGTACATATTAGACCACCGGCGTTTGAGGAGTTGAAAAAATCTCGTACGAAAGCTCGGGCACGCTCCACGTTCGATGAAAACAATTCACGAGGTTTTACG GACGAAGAATTTATGGAAATGATCAAATCGGATGAGCGCATCAATTTTCATTACGGCCACTTCTGTGACGAGGAGATCGTGAACGATGATCTTTCTGAGGCGTTCGAAAAGTTGGTAAATTTTGCCAACAAATGCGAAACCGAGCCCCTCTGGGCACCCGCCAGTTGGGTGCAGTAG
- the LOC120899821 gene encoding MAGUK p55 subfamily member 7 isoform X4: MCDDCDTVAFYLVISKLITSLKEAESLSDEKDLGFLQNLLQSKELNALVNVHSKVAKINKDDRIAPLLSASVQILMEVLELLAPRCHISPLCKEVFHLLQTPHLQSILFAHDAIAQKDFYPHLPDIPVEVDEDEETIKIVQLVKSNEPLCAGAQSAEPIVGATIKTDEETGKIIIARIMHGGAADRSGLIHVGDEVIEVNNINVEGKTPSDVLSILQNSEGTITFKLVPSDGKLDQRESKVRVKAYFDYEPENDPYIPCKEAGLGFQRGDILHIVSQDDSYWWQARKEGEKTTRAGLIPSRALQERRILHERTQKEPNGDAKKGSCASICSTPPGSPNPNHPCGGPKTKKIMYDTAENDDFDREMIATYEEVAKLYPRPGVFRPIVLIGAPGVGRNELKRRLVARDPEKYKSPVPYTTRPMRPGEVAGREYLFVTREKMEADIAASKFIEHGEYKGHLYGTAADSVKSIVNASCVCVLGPHYQALKSLRTAQLKPYIVHIRPPAFEELKKSRTKARARSTFDENNSRGFTDEEFMEMIKSDERINFHYGHFCDEEIVNDDLSEAFEKLVNFANKCETEPLWAPASWVQ, translated from the exons ATGTGTGACGACTGTGACACGGTGGCTTTTTATCTAG TGATTTCTAAGTTGATTACATCGCTCAAAGAAGCAGAAAGCTTGTCAGATGAGAAGGATCTTGGATTCTTGCAAAATTTGCTGCAGTCGAAGGAACTCAATGCACTTGTTAACGTACATAGCAAGGTGGCCAAAATTAACAAGGACGACAGAATAGCACCGTTGCTCTCTGCGTCCGTGCAG ATTCTGATGGAAGTACTGGAGCTGCTGGCTCCGAGATGCCACATTTCTCCACTGTGCAAAGAGGTTTTCCATCTACTTCAAACACCGCATTTGCAG AGTATTCTTTTCGCTCATGATGCGATCGCGCAAAAAGATTTCTATCCACATCTTCCGGACATCCCAGTGGAAGTTGACGAAGACGAAGAAACTATCAAAATCGTACAACTTGTGAAAAGTAATGAGCCTCTG TGTGCTGGAGCACAAAGTGCGGAACCAATCGTT GGCGCTACTATTAAAACAGACGAGGAAACGGGCAAAATCATTATCGCGAGGATCATGCACGGTGGAGCGGCAGATCGTTCGGGCCTTATTCACGTTGGCGATGAGGTGATCGAAGTGAATAACATTAACGTCGAGGGTAAAACACCAAGCGATGTTCTATCAATTCTG CAAAACTCGGAAGGTACGATCACATTCAAGCTTGTGCCATCGGATGGTAAGCTGGACCAACGTGAAAGTAAAGTGCGGGTGAAGGCGTACTTTGACTACGAACCTGAAAACGATCCCTACATCCCTTGCAAAGAAGCTGGCCTAGGATTCCAGCGCGGCGACATCCTGCATATTGTATCTCAG GATGATTCCTACTGGTGGCAGGCGCGTAAGGAAGGTGAAAAGACAACGCGCGCCGGATTGATACCAAGTCGAGCACTGCAGGAGCGTCGCATCCTGCATGAACGAACTCAAAAGGAACCGAACGGCGATGCAAAAA AAGGTTCATGTGCCTCCATCTGCTCTACTCCACCCGGTTCACCAAATCCAAACCATCCCTGTGGTGGACCAAAGACTAAAAAGATTATGTATGATACAGCTGAGAACGATGATTTTGATCGGGAAATGATCGCCACTTACGAGGAGGTAGCAAAGCTGTACCCACGTCCCGGTGTCTTTCGACCCATCGTCTTAATCGGTGCACCCGGCGTGGGTCGAAACGAGCTGAAGCGTCGACTGGTGGCTCGAGATCcagaaaaatacaaaagtcCAGTTCCAT ACACCACTCGGCCTATGCGCCCCGGAGAGGTTGCCGGAAGGGAGTATCTGTTCGTGACGAGGGAAAAAATGGAAGCGGATATTGCGGCCAGCAAGTTTATTGAGCATGGCGAGTACAAAGGACACTTGTACGGTACGGCGGCCGATAGTGTGAAAAGCATCGTAAATGCTAGCTGCGTCTGTGTCCTTGGACCGCACTATCAAGCGCTGAAATCGTTACGGACGGCTCAACTAAAGCCGTACATTGTACATATTAGACCACCGGCGTTTGAGGAGTTGAAAAAATCTCGTACGAAAGCTCGGGCACGCTCCACGTTCGATGAAAACAATTCACGAGGTTTTACG GACGAAGAATTTATGGAAATGATCAAATCGGATGAGCGCATCAATTTTCATTACGGCCACTTCTGTGACGAGGAGATCGTGAACGATGATCTTTCTGAGGCGTTCGAAAAGTTGGTAAATTTTGCCAACAAATGCGAAACCGAGCCCCTCTGGGCACCCGCCAGTTGGGTGCAGTAG
- the LOC120899821 gene encoding MAGUK p55 subfamily member 7 isoform X2 yields the protein MCDDCDTVAFYLVPCAGPLSSCALRDNSIVMKKTKLAVIIIKLISKLITSLKEAESLSDEKDLGFLQNLLQSKELNALVNVHSKVAKINKDDRIAPLLSASVQILMEVLELLAPRCHISPLCKEVFHLLQTPHLQSILFAHDAIAQKDFYPHLPDIPVEVDEDEETIKIVQLVKSNEPLGATIKTDEETGKIIIARIMHGGAADRSGLIHVGDEVIEVNNINVEGKTPSDVLSILQNSEGTITFKLVPSDGKLDQRESKVRVKAYFDYEPENDPYIPCKEAGLGFQRGDILHIVSQDDSYWWQARKEGEKTTRAGLIPSRALQERRILHERTQKEPNGDAKKGSCASICSTPPGSPNPNHPCGGPKTKKIMYDTAENDDFDREMIATYEEVAKLYPRPGVFRPIVLIGAPGVGRNELKRRLVARDPEKYKSPVPYTTRPMRPGEVAGREYLFVTREKMEADIAASKFIEHGEYKGHLYGTAADSVKSIVNASCVCVLGPHYQALKSLRTAQLKPYIVHIRPPAFEELKKSRTKARARSTFDENNSRGFTDEEFMEMIKSDERINFHYGHFCDEEIVNDDLSEAFEKLVNFANKCETEPLWAPASWVQ from the exons ATGTGTGACGACTGTGACACGGTGGCTTTTTATCTAG TTCCTTGTGCTGGTCCATTGAGTAGTTGTGCTTTGAGAGACAATTCGATTGtgatgaagaaaacgaaattAGCTGTGATCATAATTAAGT TGATTTCTAAGTTGATTACATCGCTCAAAGAAGCAGAAAGCTTGTCAGATGAGAAGGATCTTGGATTCTTGCAAAATTTGCTGCAGTCGAAGGAACTCAATGCACTTGTTAACGTACATAGCAAGGTGGCCAAAATTAACAAGGACGACAGAATAGCACCGTTGCTCTCTGCGTCCGTGCAG ATTCTGATGGAAGTACTGGAGCTGCTGGCTCCGAGATGCCACATTTCTCCACTGTGCAAAGAGGTTTTCCATCTACTTCAAACACCGCATTTGCAG AGTATTCTTTTCGCTCATGATGCGATCGCGCAAAAAGATTTCTATCCACATCTTCCGGACATCCCAGTGGAAGTTGACGAAGACGAAGAAACTATCAAAATCGTACAACTTGTGAAAAGTAATGAGCCTCTG GGCGCTACTATTAAAACAGACGAGGAAACGGGCAAAATCATTATCGCGAGGATCATGCACGGTGGAGCGGCAGATCGTTCGGGCCTTATTCACGTTGGCGATGAGGTGATCGAAGTGAATAACATTAACGTCGAGGGTAAAACACCAAGCGATGTTCTATCAATTCTG CAAAACTCGGAAGGTACGATCACATTCAAGCTTGTGCCATCGGATGGTAAGCTGGACCAACGTGAAAGTAAAGTGCGGGTGAAGGCGTACTTTGACTACGAACCTGAAAACGATCCCTACATCCCTTGCAAAGAAGCTGGCCTAGGATTCCAGCGCGGCGACATCCTGCATATTGTATCTCAG GATGATTCCTACTGGTGGCAGGCGCGTAAGGAAGGTGAAAAGACAACGCGCGCCGGATTGATACCAAGTCGAGCACTGCAGGAGCGTCGCATCCTGCATGAACGAACTCAAAAGGAACCGAACGGCGATGCAAAAA AAGGTTCATGTGCCTCCATCTGCTCTACTCCACCCGGTTCACCAAATCCAAACCATCCCTGTGGTGGACCAAAGACTAAAAAGATTATGTATGATACAGCTGAGAACGATGATTTTGATCGGGAAATGATCGCCACTTACGAGGAGGTAGCAAAGCTGTACCCACGTCCCGGTGTCTTTCGACCCATCGTCTTAATCGGTGCACCCGGCGTGGGTCGAAACGAGCTGAAGCGTCGACTGGTGGCTCGAGATCcagaaaaatacaaaagtcCAGTTCCAT ACACCACTCGGCCTATGCGCCCCGGAGAGGTTGCCGGAAGGGAGTATCTGTTCGTGACGAGGGAAAAAATGGAAGCGGATATTGCGGCCAGCAAGTTTATTGAGCATGGCGAGTACAAAGGACACTTGTACGGTACGGCGGCCGATAGTGTGAAAAGCATCGTAAATGCTAGCTGCGTCTGTGTCCTTGGACCGCACTATCAAGCGCTGAAATCGTTACGGACGGCTCAACTAAAGCCGTACATTGTACATATTAGACCACCGGCGTTTGAGGAGTTGAAAAAATCTCGTACGAAAGCTCGGGCACGCTCCACGTTCGATGAAAACAATTCACGAGGTTTTACG GACGAAGAATTTATGGAAATGATCAAATCGGATGAGCGCATCAATTTTCATTACGGCCACTTCTGTGACGAGGAGATCGTGAACGATGATCTTTCTGAGGCGTTCGAAAAGTTGGTAAATTTTGCCAACAAATGCGAAACCGAGCCCCTCTGGGCACCCGCCAGTTGGGTGCAGTAG
- the LOC120899821 gene encoding MAGUK p55 subfamily member 7 isoform X5 — translation MCDDCDTVAFYLVPCAGPLSSCALRDNSIVMKKTKLAVIIIKLISKLITSLKEAESLSDEKDLGFLQNLLQSKELNALVNVHSKVAKINKDDRIAPLLSASVQILMEVLELLAPRCHISPLCKEVFHLLQTPHLQSILFAHDAIAQKDFYPHLPDIPVEVDEDEETIKIVQLVKSNEPLCAGAQSAEPIVGATIKTDEETGKIIIARIMHGGAADRSGLIHVGDEVIEVNNINVEGKTPSDVLSILQNSEGTITFKLVPSDGKLDQRESKVRVKAYFDYEPENDPYIPCKEAGLGFQRGDILHIVSQDDSYWWQARKEGEKTTRAGLIPSRALQERRILHERTQKEPNGDAKTENDDFDREMIATYEEVAKLYPRPGVFRPIVLIGAPGVGRNELKRRLVARDPEKYKSPVPYTTRPMRPGEVAGREYLFVTREKMEADIAASKFIEHGEYKGHLYGTAADSVKSIVNASCVCVLGPHYQALKSLRTAQLKPYIVHIRPPAFEELKKSRTKARARSTFDENNSRGFTDEEFMEMIKSDERINFHYGHFCDEEIVNDDLSEAFEKLVNFANKCETEPLWAPASWVQ, via the exons ATGTGTGACGACTGTGACACGGTGGCTTTTTATCTAG TTCCTTGTGCTGGTCCATTGAGTAGTTGTGCTTTGAGAGACAATTCGATTGtgatgaagaaaacgaaattAGCTGTGATCATAATTAAGT TGATTTCTAAGTTGATTACATCGCTCAAAGAAGCAGAAAGCTTGTCAGATGAGAAGGATCTTGGATTCTTGCAAAATTTGCTGCAGTCGAAGGAACTCAATGCACTTGTTAACGTACATAGCAAGGTGGCCAAAATTAACAAGGACGACAGAATAGCACCGTTGCTCTCTGCGTCCGTGCAG ATTCTGATGGAAGTACTGGAGCTGCTGGCTCCGAGATGCCACATTTCTCCACTGTGCAAAGAGGTTTTCCATCTACTTCAAACACCGCATTTGCAG AGTATTCTTTTCGCTCATGATGCGATCGCGCAAAAAGATTTCTATCCACATCTTCCGGACATCCCAGTGGAAGTTGACGAAGACGAAGAAACTATCAAAATCGTACAACTTGTGAAAAGTAATGAGCCTCTG TGTGCTGGAGCACAAAGTGCGGAACCAATCGTT GGCGCTACTATTAAAACAGACGAGGAAACGGGCAAAATCATTATCGCGAGGATCATGCACGGTGGAGCGGCAGATCGTTCGGGCCTTATTCACGTTGGCGATGAGGTGATCGAAGTGAATAACATTAACGTCGAGGGTAAAACACCAAGCGATGTTCTATCAATTCTG CAAAACTCGGAAGGTACGATCACATTCAAGCTTGTGCCATCGGATGGTAAGCTGGACCAACGTGAAAGTAAAGTGCGGGTGAAGGCGTACTTTGACTACGAACCTGAAAACGATCCCTACATCCCTTGCAAAGAAGCTGGCCTAGGATTCCAGCGCGGCGACATCCTGCATATTGTATCTCAG GATGATTCCTACTGGTGGCAGGCGCGTAAGGAAGGTGAAAAGACAACGCGCGCCGGATTGATACCAAGTCGAGCACTGCAGGAGCGTCGCATCCTGCATGAACGAACTCAAAAGGAACCGAACGGCGATGCAAAAA CTGAGAACGATGATTTTGATCGGGAAATGATCGCCACTTACGAGGAGGTAGCAAAGCTGTACCCACGTCCCGGTGTCTTTCGACCCATCGTCTTAATCGGTGCACCCGGCGTGGGTCGAAACGAGCTGAAGCGTCGACTGGTGGCTCGAGATCcagaaaaatacaaaagtcCAGTTCCAT ACACCACTCGGCCTATGCGCCCCGGAGAGGTTGCCGGAAGGGAGTATCTGTTCGTGACGAGGGAAAAAATGGAAGCGGATATTGCGGCCAGCAAGTTTATTGAGCATGGCGAGTACAAAGGACACTTGTACGGTACGGCGGCCGATAGTGTGAAAAGCATCGTAAATGCTAGCTGCGTCTGTGTCCTTGGACCGCACTATCAAGCGCTGAAATCGTTACGGACGGCTCAACTAAAGCCGTACATTGTACATATTAGACCACCGGCGTTTGAGGAGTTGAAAAAATCTCGTACGAAAGCTCGGGCACGCTCCACGTTCGATGAAAACAATTCACGAGGTTTTACG GACGAAGAATTTATGGAAATGATCAAATCGGATGAGCGCATCAATTTTCATTACGGCCACTTCTGTGACGAGGAGATCGTGAACGATGATCTTTCTGAGGCGTTCGAAAAGTTGGTAAATTTTGCCAACAAATGCGAAACCGAGCCCCTCTGGGCACCCGCCAGTTGGGTGCAGTAG
- the LOC120899821 gene encoding MAGUK p55 subfamily member 7 isoform X6: MTAVVMASDGSYDPVISKLITSLKEAESLSDEKDLGFLQNLLQSKELNALVNVHSKVAKINKDDRIAPLLSASVQILMEVLELLAPRCHISPLCKEVFHLLQTPHLQSILFAHDAIAQKDFYPHLPDIPVEVDEDEETIKIVQLVKSNEPLGATIKTDEETGKIIIARIMHGGAADRSGLIHVGDEVIEVNNINVEGKTPSDVLSILQNSEGTITFKLVPSDGKLDQRESKVRVKAYFDYEPENDPYIPCKEAGLGFQRGDILHIVSQDDSYWWQARKEGEKTTRAGLIPSRALQERRILHERTQKEPNGDAKKGSCASICSTPPGSPNPNHPCGGPKTKKIMYDTAENDDFDREMIATYEEVAKLYPRPGVFRPIVLIGAPGVGRNELKRRLVARDPEKYKSPVPYTTRPMRPGEVAGREYLFVTREKMEADIAASKFIEHGEYKGHLYGTAADSVKSIVNASCVCVLGPHYQALKSLRTAQLKPYIVHIRPPAFEELKKSRTKARARSTFDENNSRGFTDEEFMEMIKSDERINFHYGHFCDEEIVNDDLSEAFEKLVNFANKCETEPLWAPASWVQ, translated from the exons ATGACCGCAGTTGTCATGGCGTCGGACGGAAGCTATGATCCAG TGATTTCTAAGTTGATTACATCGCTCAAAGAAGCAGAAAGCTTGTCAGATGAGAAGGATCTTGGATTCTTGCAAAATTTGCTGCAGTCGAAGGAACTCAATGCACTTGTTAACGTACATAGCAAGGTGGCCAAAATTAACAAGGACGACAGAATAGCACCGTTGCTCTCTGCGTCCGTGCAG ATTCTGATGGAAGTACTGGAGCTGCTGGCTCCGAGATGCCACATTTCTCCACTGTGCAAAGAGGTTTTCCATCTACTTCAAACACCGCATTTGCAG AGTATTCTTTTCGCTCATGATGCGATCGCGCAAAAAGATTTCTATCCACATCTTCCGGACATCCCAGTGGAAGTTGACGAAGACGAAGAAACTATCAAAATCGTACAACTTGTGAAAAGTAATGAGCCTCTG GGCGCTACTATTAAAACAGACGAGGAAACGGGCAAAATCATTATCGCGAGGATCATGCACGGTGGAGCGGCAGATCGTTCGGGCCTTATTCACGTTGGCGATGAGGTGATCGAAGTGAATAACATTAACGTCGAGGGTAAAACACCAAGCGATGTTCTATCAATTCTG CAAAACTCGGAAGGTACGATCACATTCAAGCTTGTGCCATCGGATGGTAAGCTGGACCAACGTGAAAGTAAAGTGCGGGTGAAGGCGTACTTTGACTACGAACCTGAAAACGATCCCTACATCCCTTGCAAAGAAGCTGGCCTAGGATTCCAGCGCGGCGACATCCTGCATATTGTATCTCAG GATGATTCCTACTGGTGGCAGGCGCGTAAGGAAGGTGAAAAGACAACGCGCGCCGGATTGATACCAAGTCGAGCACTGCAGGAGCGTCGCATCCTGCATGAACGAACTCAAAAGGAACCGAACGGCGATGCAAAAA AAGGTTCATGTGCCTCCATCTGCTCTACTCCACCCGGTTCACCAAATCCAAACCATCCCTGTGGTGGACCAAAGACTAAAAAGATTATGTATGATACAGCTGAGAACGATGATTTTGATCGGGAAATGATCGCCACTTACGAGGAGGTAGCAAAGCTGTACCCACGTCCCGGTGTCTTTCGACCCATCGTCTTAATCGGTGCACCCGGCGTGGGTCGAAACGAGCTGAAGCGTCGACTGGTGGCTCGAGATCcagaaaaatacaaaagtcCAGTTCCAT ACACCACTCGGCCTATGCGCCCCGGAGAGGTTGCCGGAAGGGAGTATCTGTTCGTGACGAGGGAAAAAATGGAAGCGGATATTGCGGCCAGCAAGTTTATTGAGCATGGCGAGTACAAAGGACACTTGTACGGTACGGCGGCCGATAGTGTGAAAAGCATCGTAAATGCTAGCTGCGTCTGTGTCCTTGGACCGCACTATCAAGCGCTGAAATCGTTACGGACGGCTCAACTAAAGCCGTACATTGTACATATTAGACCACCGGCGTTTGAGGAGTTGAAAAAATCTCGTACGAAAGCTCGGGCACGCTCCACGTTCGATGAAAACAATTCACGAGGTTTTACG GACGAAGAATTTATGGAAATGATCAAATCGGATGAGCGCATCAATTTTCATTACGGCCACTTCTGTGACGAGGAGATCGTGAACGATGATCTTTCTGAGGCGTTCGAAAAGTTGGTAAATTTTGCCAACAAATGCGAAACCGAGCCCCTCTGGGCACCCGCCAGTTGGGTGCAGTAG